A genomic window from Cutibacterium acnes includes:
- the hisF gene encoding imidazole glycerol phosphate synthase subunit HisF: MAVAIRVIPCLDVKDGRVVKGVNFVGLRDAGDPVELAAEYGRLGADEVTFLDISASTEGRATTREMVTRCAETVFVPLTVGGGVRGVDDVDVLLRAGADKVGVNTAAIAHPGMIDEVADRFGNQVIVLSVDARREPDRPSGFGVTTHGGTRSAGLDAVEWACQAVERGAGEILLNSMDADGTADGFDIEMIEAVRAAVDVPLIASGGAGKVADFVEAARAGVDAVLAASVFHYHTLTIAQIKDGLRHAGFEVR, from the coding sequence ATGGCTGTGGCTATACGTGTCATTCCATGTCTGGACGTTAAGGATGGGCGGGTCGTTAAAGGGGTTAACTTCGTCGGTCTGCGCGATGCCGGTGATCCCGTGGAGCTAGCGGCGGAATACGGGCGGCTCGGTGCCGACGAGGTGACTTTCCTCGACATTTCTGCCTCAACAGAGGGGCGCGCCACCACTCGCGAGATGGTGACACGGTGCGCTGAGACAGTTTTCGTGCCCCTCACTGTAGGTGGTGGGGTGCGCGGGGTCGACGACGTCGATGTCCTGCTGAGGGCGGGAGCTGACAAAGTTGGTGTCAACACCGCAGCGATTGCTCATCCCGGGATGATCGACGAGGTCGCTGACCGGTTTGGCAATCAGGTCATCGTGTTGTCTGTCGATGCCCGTCGCGAACCAGATCGGCCATCCGGTTTTGGGGTGACGACCCATGGTGGCACCCGTTCGGCAGGGTTGGACGCCGTTGAGTGGGCTTGCCAAGCCGTGGAGCGTGGGGCAGGTGAGATTCTGCTCAATTCGATGGACGCCGATGGTACGGCTGATGGCTTCGATATTGAGATGATCGAGGCAGTGAGAGCAGCTGTCGACGTCCCCCTCATCGCTTCAGGTGGAGCTGGAAAGGTTGCCGATTTCGTCGAGGCGGCGCGCGCCGGAGTTGACGCGGTGCTCGCCGCGTCAGTTTTTCACTATCACACCCTGACGATCGCGCAGATCAAGGACGGCCTGCGTCATGCCGGCTTTGAGGTCCGCTGA
- a CDS encoding isocitrate/isopropylmalate family dehydrogenase has translation MHVDAVTIALVRDPQRFDVIVTDNLIGDIITDLASAVTGGVGLAPSANINTSGEFPSMFEPVHGSAPDIAGTGKADPTAAILSIALLLDHLDRPEDAARVREAVSADNATRASGPARTTSEIGRDIAQRI, from the coding sequence TTGCACGTCGACGCTGTCACGATCGCTCTGGTACGAGACCCCCAGCGATTCGACGTCATCGTCACCGACAACCTCATCGGTGACATCATCACCGACCTTGCCTCAGCGGTGACCGGTGGCGTCGGGCTCGCCCCTAGCGCCAATATCAATACCTCCGGCGAATTCCCGTCGATGTTTGAGCCGGTGCACGGCTCAGCGCCTGACATTGCTGGCACTGGTAAGGCTGACCCGACGGCAGCGATCCTGTCGATAGCATTGCTGCTAGATCACCTTGACCGCCCTGAGGATGCAGCCCGCGTCCGCGAGGCTGTCTCGGCGGACAATGCCACTAGGGCTTCCGGCCCCGCTCGAACGACCAGCGAGATCGGGCGAGACATTGCCCAACGCATCTGA
- a CDS encoding isocitrate/isopropylmalate family dehydrogenase — MTDDVTQPAVIGGDGIGPEVTEQALHVLEQTVGSDAFATHEYHLGAAHWKATGEVLDNSTLAEIAQEVAIVLDAVGATPDSTEVPSVLFGARPFRPDPQAQRARQCRNLVASDRRRSCSRVPECHH, encoded by the coding sequence ATGACCGACGACGTAACGCAACCCGCTGTCATCGGCGGCGACGGAATTGGCCCCGAAGTCACCGAGCAGGCACTCCACGTACTGGAGCAGACCGTCGGATCTGATGCTTTTGCCACCCACGAGTACCACCTTGGCGCCGCACATTGGAAGGCCACGGGAGAGGTTCTTGACAACTCCACTCTGGCCGAGATTGCCCAGGAAGTCGCCATCGTGCTCGACGCTGTCGGTGCTACCCCTGACTCGACAGAGGTGCCGTCAGTTTTATTTGGAGCGCGGCCATTTCGCCCTGATCCACAAGCACAACGTGCTCGTCAATGCCGGAACCTTGTGGCGTCGGATCGTCGACGAAGTTGTTCAAGAGTTCCCGAGTGTCACCACTGA
- a CDS encoding twin-arginine translocase TatA/TatE family subunit yields the protein MAPLLIANEATIIIIVLLALVLFGGSRIAGVGKGAGRAIREFKEETAGLNKGKDAKAEKDIEATEADVAKDETKPTE from the coding sequence ATGGCTCCTCTGCTCATTGCGAATGAAGCAACCATCATCATCATCGTGCTTCTCGCGCTCGTACTCTTCGGTGGTTCCCGCATCGCTGGCGTCGGTAAGGGTGCTGGCCGCGCTATCCGTGAGTTCAAGGAAGAAACAGCGGGTCTGAACAAGGGCAAGGATGCGAAGGCCGAGAAGGACATTGAGGCTACCGAGGCTGACGTCGCCAAGGACGAGACCAAGCCAACTGAGTGA
- a CDS encoding WYL domain-containing protein gives MTARTDTARLLALIPYLRSHPGVAVTEVARVFGVSTDRVIADLKILWMVGLPGGMPDDLIDIDMDAVDSDGTITITNADALPRPMRLTPDEAWSLLAALQVIADLADDTVRPAVESAVEKLRQVCPQAGPDPVEASLQADYDPRSEWFTGACANKWRIEIVHRRGDDPTPHTQIVDPVRVEVRDGHRYLVGWSMARKQWRTWRLDRIVTGRRVGHATNHGRPPETLEWFSDVVDEVTLTLAPRAGWVAEYHPVRHVEKDGDMWKVTFAVASATWLAELMVGLGPDVLSVDPPHAAAPALQLARAAAAANSIEISNREAVEKS, from the coding sequence ATGACGGCTCGCACTGATACCGCCCGTCTGCTAGCTCTTATTCCCTATCTGCGATCTCACCCTGGGGTGGCCGTCACCGAGGTTGCCCGAGTGTTTGGTGTCAGCACTGACCGTGTGATTGCCGATCTCAAGATTTTATGGATGGTTGGTCTGCCCGGTGGGATGCCAGACGACCTCATCGACATTGACATGGACGCCGTCGACTCCGACGGCACCATCACCATCACCAATGCTGATGCCCTGCCACGGCCTATGCGTCTGACGCCCGACGAGGCGTGGTCTCTGCTGGCCGCCTTGCAAGTCATCGCCGATTTGGCTGACGACACCGTTCGTCCTGCAGTGGAATCCGCGGTAGAGAAGTTGCGCCAGGTCTGCCCGCAGGCTGGTCCAGATCCGGTGGAGGCCAGCCTCCAAGCCGATTACGACCCTCGCTCAGAGTGGTTCACCGGGGCCTGTGCTAACAAGTGGCGGATTGAGATCGTCCATCGACGCGGTGACGACCCTACTCCGCATACCCAGATCGTCGACCCGGTGCGTGTCGAAGTTCGCGACGGTCATCGCTACCTCGTCGGATGGTCGATGGCTCGCAAGCAGTGGCGCACGTGGCGGCTTGACCGCATCGTCACTGGCAGGCGAGTTGGGCACGCCACGAATCACGGACGTCCGCCCGAAACCCTCGAATGGTTCTCTGACGTCGTGGACGAGGTGACGCTGACCCTTGCTCCGCGCGCGGGCTGGGTTGCTGAGTATCACCCGGTGCGCCATGTTGAGAAGGACGGGGACATGTGGAAGGTGACTTTTGCCGTCGCCTCTGCGACGTGGCTTGCTGAGCTCATGGTGGGCCTCGGACCAGATGTTCTCTCCGTTGACCCACCTCATGCTGCAGCTCCTGCCCTTCAGCTGGCGCGCGCTGCGGCTGCCGCAAATAGCATTGAGATTTCGAACCGTGAGGCGGTAGAGAAATCCTGA
- a CDS encoding HIT family protein produces the protein MDCLFCSIAAGDIPATIIDSDDASVAFLDIEPFQDGHTLVIPRRHVTSVLDDDGELGRISPMVTKVARRLVDSLGASGVNVVSNAGEVAGQSVHHLHVHVIPRYDREPGINAIRSAMPRRPIEEVAAMVTGESNRK, from the coding sequence ATGGACTGCCTTTTCTGCTCAATCGCTGCGGGAGACATCCCAGCGACGATCATTGACTCGGACGACGCCTCAGTCGCATTCCTCGACATCGAGCCTTTCCAGGATGGCCACACTCTCGTCATCCCGCGTAGGCACGTTACAAGCGTTCTCGACGATGATGGTGAGCTCGGACGTATCAGCCCGATGGTCACGAAGGTGGCTCGTCGCCTCGTGGACTCTCTGGGGGCTTCTGGAGTCAATGTCGTCTCAAACGCCGGTGAGGTTGCCGGTCAGAGTGTCCATCATCTGCACGTGCATGTCATTCCCCGGTACGACCGTGAGCCGGGCATCAACGCCATTCGGTCGGCCATGCCTCGTCGCCCTATTGAGGAGGTTGCGGCCATGGTGACTGGGGAATCGAATCGCAAATAG
- the tatC gene encoding twin-arginine translocase subunit TatC, which yields MATDTRQSDEDHRRFARFRPPQAGEGGTMSLLDHIRELRYRIIVSFIAVVITSSVAFVFYRPLVEIVMHPYQQASLAIKAKNPTASLQVVNTGVVAPFVLNMRVAIVAGLIAACPIWLYQVWAFIVPGLLVNEKKWALRFLGSAIPLFLLGSVLGYWVLPKGIALMLNFTPHGMGITNLLDMNAFLALEIRVILLFGVSFLLPVVLVLLNLIHVLSSAQLKAARKWSIFGFFCLGAFVNPSGDPISMCALAIPLSVMYVIAEWICRSNERKRSTDNMGIDKSEFDIQID from the coding sequence ATGGCCACGGATACTCGGCAGTCCGATGAGGATCACCGCCGGTTTGCCCGATTCCGTCCGCCCCAGGCTGGGGAGGGCGGCACAATGTCGCTCCTGGACCACATCCGGGAGCTCCGTTACCGGATCATTGTGTCGTTTATAGCGGTGGTCATTACGAGCTCCGTGGCCTTTGTCTTTTACCGTCCGCTGGTTGAGATCGTCATGCATCCGTACCAGCAGGCGAGCCTCGCCATCAAGGCGAAGAACCCGACGGCCTCCCTCCAGGTAGTCAATACTGGTGTCGTCGCCCCGTTCGTGCTGAATATGAGGGTGGCCATTGTTGCTGGCCTCATTGCTGCCTGCCCCATTTGGCTCTATCAGGTCTGGGCTTTTATTGTTCCTGGCTTGCTCGTCAATGAGAAGAAGTGGGCTCTGCGATTCCTGGGATCGGCTATCCCCCTGTTTCTTCTAGGATCAGTACTGGGGTATTGGGTGCTCCCGAAGGGTATTGCCTTGATGCTGAACTTCACGCCTCACGGCATGGGCATTACCAACCTGCTTGACATGAATGCGTTCTTGGCACTGGAGATTCGCGTCATCTTGCTCTTTGGAGTGAGTTTCCTGCTGCCGGTGGTCTTGGTCTTGCTCAATCTGATTCACGTCTTGTCGTCTGCGCAGCTGAAGGCGGCACGGAAGTGGTCCATCTTTGGATTCTTCTGTCTGGGCGCTTTTGTGAACCCGTCTGGTGACCCAATTTCCATGTGTGCTTTGGCTATTCCGCTGAGCGTCATGTATGTCATTGCGGAATGGATTTGCCGCAGCAATGAACGTAAGCGCTCGACCGACAATATGGGTATTGATAAGTCAGAATTCGATATTCAGATCGATTGA
- the ilvC gene encoding ketol-acid reductoisomerase: protein MAKIYYDDDADLSIIQNRQVAVIGYGSQGHAHALNLRDSGVDVRVGLRDGSSSIAKAEAQGLRVLSIEDACEEADLIMVLVPDQNQRQLYAEHIAPHLKDGDALFFAHGFNVHFGYIKAPQGVDVCMVAPKGPGHIVRREYSDGRGVPVLVCVEQDASGIAWDLTRSYAKALGGLRAGGIETSFREETETDLFGEQAVLCGGLSHLIQAGFETLVTAGYQPEMAYFEVCHEMKMIVDLIIEGGISKLRWSISDTAEYGDYVSGPRVIDDHVKKNMKAVLDDIQNGAFAKRFIADQDAGAPQSKKFREGEAKHPIEATGKELRKMYSWLAAADDDYTEGSVAR, encoded by the coding sequence ATGGCAAAGATCTACTACGACGATGACGCCGATCTGTCCATCATCCAAAACCGTCAGGTTGCCGTCATCGGTTACGGTTCCCAAGGTCATGCTCACGCTCTCAACCTGCGCGACTCCGGTGTCGATGTGCGTGTCGGTCTGCGTGACGGCTCCTCGTCTATCGCCAAGGCTGAGGCTCAGGGGCTGCGGGTGCTGTCCATCGAGGATGCCTGCGAAGAGGCCGACTTAATTATGGTGCTCGTTCCCGACCAAAACCAGCGCCAGCTCTATGCTGAGCACATTGCCCCGCACCTCAAGGACGGTGACGCTCTCTTCTTCGCTCACGGCTTCAACGTCCACTTCGGCTACATCAAAGCTCCCCAGGGCGTCGACGTCTGTATGGTTGCCCCGAAGGGTCCCGGTCACATCGTGCGTCGGGAGTACTCTGATGGTCGCGGAGTCCCGGTGCTGGTGTGCGTCGAGCAGGATGCCTCTGGCATCGCCTGGGACCTCACGAGGTCTTACGCCAAGGCCCTCGGCGGTTTGCGCGCCGGCGGCATTGAAACGAGCTTCCGTGAGGAGACCGAGACCGATCTTTTCGGTGAGCAAGCGGTGCTGTGCGGTGGCCTGTCCCACCTCATCCAGGCCGGTTTTGAGACTCTCGTTACCGCCGGTTACCAGCCGGAGATGGCCTATTTTGAGGTTTGTCACGAGATGAAGATGATCGTCGACCTCATCATCGAAGGCGGTATCTCCAAGCTGCGTTGGTCAATTTCCGATACTGCTGAGTATGGCGACTACGTGTCTGGCCCGCGTGTGATCGACGACCACGTCAAAAAGAATATGAAGGCGGTCCTAGACGACATCCAAAATGGCGCCTTCGCTAAGCGTTTCATCGCCGATCAGGATGCCGGTGCTCCACAGTCCAAGAAATTTCGCGAGGGTGAGGCAAAGCATCCGATCGAGGCCACCGGTAAAGAGCTTCGCAAGATGTACTCCTGGCTGGCAGCTGCTGATGACGACTACACCGAAGGCAGCGTGGCTCGTTGA
- a CDS encoding DEAD/DEAH box helicase, with translation MSEILDRFIAGLSFEPDDYQVKACQDLDDGAGVLVAAPTGAGKTVVGEYATDLALASGLKCFYTTPIKALSNQKFHDLVARHGEDQVGLLTGDVTINSEAPVIVMTTEVLRNMIYRNSHTLDTLGWVVLDEVHYLADRFRGPVWEEVILGLDPRVKIVGLSATVSNAEEFGEWLDEVRGDVRVVVSERRPVPLVQHVAVARRLYELFDSRRPTGVNPELTSIAKEEARFQRDDSRRPRGRSGKGKRSVSYGTGRFGGASAQRRGRGGRPRGPRNQTSRIQVVRSLHKVNLLPAIIFVFSRSGCDAAVSQLLNTDLVLTSQQEARQLRRIAQRRGEGLTDEERRAVGWNHFMAAFERGIAAHHAGLLPVIKAIVEEGFVAGLLKVVVATETLALGINMPARTVVLEKLVKYNGQTHADITPGEYTQLTGRAGRRGIDTQGHAVVCWQPGMDPRAVAGLASRRTYPLNSTFVPTYNMAVNLVGSMGREKARDLLEHSFAQFQIDRRLGGSAVRNRQTQADIEAYLKAAHCERGDFTVYARLRENIRELEHEQARLRKGELPSQVADSLSSLDPGDIIAVPSGRHAGWVVVVDPGTHGTRGQRPRPLVMTPDRTVIRLGHQDIDAPVTRVAGVKVPRHFHPENQADRRCLGKAFDRVLEGLGRPVVKPRRAAVDAELSDQITELRSQMKAHPCHSCPDRESHARFAERAMRLRRRSERELTKARAKATSIATQFERIVLVLEALGYLGTGGDTVTDAGRMLSGIYSELDLVTAEAIRRGVFDGLDCPQLAAVLSTIVHESRPGDRGHLHRMPDGKSEAAESQLRAVRAEIGLLERDHRIERPRDLDIGFAEASYAWAAGAGLDTVLDDMSAGDFVRRVRQVCDLAGQIAHAGVGENLAHTCRQVVGAMQRGVVTMDREED, from the coding sequence ATGAGCGAGATTCTCGATCGGTTCATCGCCGGGTTGTCCTTTGAACCTGACGACTACCAGGTAAAGGCCTGCCAAGATCTCGATGACGGCGCGGGTGTTCTGGTGGCCGCTCCTACTGGAGCTGGCAAGACGGTGGTGGGGGAGTATGCCACTGATTTAGCTCTGGCATCGGGGCTGAAGTGCTTTTACACCACACCCATTAAGGCGCTGTCCAATCAAAAGTTCCATGACCTTGTCGCTAGACACGGTGAAGACCAAGTAGGCCTTCTCACCGGTGACGTCACCATCAACTCCGAGGCACCAGTCATCGTCATGACGACTGAGGTATTGCGCAATATGATCTACCGCAATTCCCATACTCTCGACACCTTGGGGTGGGTGGTGCTGGATGAGGTGCACTACCTCGCGGACCGTTTCCGCGGCCCGGTGTGGGAAGAGGTCATCCTTGGGCTCGATCCGCGCGTCAAGATCGTTGGTCTTTCGGCAACCGTCTCTAATGCCGAGGAATTTGGGGAGTGGCTCGACGAGGTGCGTGGCGACGTCAGGGTCGTCGTATCCGAGCGTCGCCCGGTACCGCTTGTCCAACACGTAGCGGTGGCGCGGCGTCTTTATGAACTCTTCGATTCGCGCCGTCCTACGGGGGTCAACCCCGAACTAACCTCCATTGCCAAGGAGGAGGCCCGGTTCCAGCGTGATGACTCCCGTCGTCCGCGAGGGAGGTCTGGCAAGGGGAAACGCAGTGTGTCTTATGGAACTGGCCGATTCGGTGGGGCTTCGGCACAGCGTCGGGGGCGTGGCGGTCGGCCTCGTGGCCCTCGCAACCAGACGAGCCGTATCCAGGTGGTGCGTTCCCTCCACAAGGTCAACCTCTTGCCGGCCATCATCTTCGTGTTCTCCCGGAGCGGCTGTGACGCTGCTGTCAGCCAGCTGCTTAACACCGACCTGGTGCTCACTAGCCAGCAGGAAGCTCGTCAGTTGCGTCGCATCGCTCAACGCCGTGGGGAAGGATTGACTGACGAGGAACGCCGCGCGGTTGGCTGGAATCACTTCATGGCAGCCTTCGAACGTGGCATTGCTGCTCACCATGCCGGTCTGCTCCCGGTGATCAAAGCGATCGTTGAGGAGGGGTTCGTCGCGGGATTACTCAAGGTCGTCGTCGCTACCGAGACCCTCGCCCTGGGCATCAATATGCCAGCTCGTACCGTCGTGCTGGAAAAACTCGTCAAATACAATGGCCAGACTCACGCTGACATCACCCCCGGGGAATACACCCAGCTCACCGGACGCGCCGGACGCCGTGGGATCGACACCCAGGGGCACGCCGTCGTCTGCTGGCAACCAGGTATGGATCCGCGTGCGGTGGCCGGACTGGCGTCGCGTCGTACGTACCCGCTCAATTCGACCTTTGTGCCGACATACAACATGGCCGTCAACCTCGTTGGATCGATGGGGCGGGAAAAAGCTCGTGACCTACTGGAGCATTCCTTCGCGCAGTTCCAAATCGATCGCAGATTGGGAGGCTCGGCAGTTCGCAACCGGCAAACCCAGGCCGACATCGAGGCCTACCTCAAGGCGGCCCATTGCGAAAGGGGAGATTTCACCGTATACGCCCGGTTGCGGGAAAACATTAGGGAGCTGGAACATGAGCAGGCGAGGTTGCGCAAAGGTGAACTTCCTAGCCAGGTTGCCGACTCACTGTCGAGCCTTGATCCTGGGGACATCATCGCCGTGCCATCTGGGCGTCACGCTGGGTGGGTCGTTGTCGTTGACCCTGGCACCCACGGCACGAGAGGTCAACGGCCTCGCCCCCTTGTCATGACTCCGGATCGGACGGTGATTCGTCTGGGGCATCAGGATATTGACGCCCCCGTTACGCGAGTAGCCGGCGTGAAAGTCCCGCGCCATTTCCACCCCGAAAACCAGGCCGATCGTCGCTGCCTCGGCAAGGCCTTCGATCGGGTACTTGAGGGGCTGGGGAGGCCAGTGGTGAAGCCGCGTCGTGCTGCGGTGGATGCTGAGCTTTCCGACCAGATCACCGAGCTGCGCTCCCAGATGAAGGCTCATCCCTGCCACTCCTGCCCTGATCGCGAGTCCCATGCGCGTTTCGCTGAACGTGCCATGAGACTTCGCCGTCGCAGTGAGAGGGAATTGACGAAAGCACGCGCGAAGGCGACGTCGATTGCCACCCAGTTTGAGCGAATTGTGCTGGTACTGGAGGCTTTGGGATACCTCGGTACGGGTGGGGATACTGTCACGGACGCTGGCCGGATGCTTTCGGGGATCTATTCCGAACTCGACTTGGTGACGGCTGAGGCAATTCGGCGAGGCGTCTTTGACGGCCTGGATTGTCCGCAGTTGGCGGCGGTGTTGTCGACCATCGTTCACGAGTCGCGGCCGGGGGACCGGGGCCACCTTCATCGCATGCCCGATGGGAAGAGCGAAGCGGCGGAGTCACAACTGCGTGCGGTCCGAGCCGAAATTGGTCTGCTCGAGCGTGACCACCGCATTGAGCGTCCCCGAGATCTCGACATTGGTTTTGCCGAGGCCAGCTATGCATGGGCTGCCGGTGCCGGTCTGGACACCGTACTCGACGACATGAGTGCTGGTGATTTTGTGCGCCGGGTGCGTCAGGTGTGCGATCTAGCTGGACAGATTGCCCATGCCGGGGTTGGGGAGAATCTGGCCCACACTTGTCGTCAAGTGGTGGGTGCCATGCAGCGTGGGGTTGTCACCATGGACCGCGAAGAAGACTGA
- the gluQRS gene encoding tRNA glutamyl-Q(34) synthetase GluQRS: MTDFATTHSGLRHAAGRFAPSPTSALHLGNLRTALAAWLLARSTGRRFVVRIEDLDRARVAAAGKIASTQLRDLEPLGLDWDGPVVRQSERLDLYADAVAGLETYPCFCTRREIAAATTAPNEADWHPYPGTCRRLTVQQRHERLTTRAPATRLASQLNTFEATDLARGCARGRVDDLVLVRNDGTPAYNLAVVVDDGLQGVDQVVRARDLWSSAPRQAQLAELLGFIPPVYAHTGLVTGPGGVRLSKSAGAAGLSDLADSGIDHRQVVAWLCRSLGLPEVADPHELVNNVALTPPTPVAGIHRLDPRPLGGAMGWWSDAVLDVAVLRETRRP, translated from the coding sequence GTGACCGATTTCGCCACCACTCACTCCGGTCTTCGACACGCAGCTGGTCGTTTCGCCCCCTCCCCAACCTCGGCACTGCATCTGGGGAACCTCCGCACCGCATTAGCGGCCTGGCTTTTGGCACGCTCGACAGGTCGTCGGTTCGTGGTACGCATCGAGGATTTAGATCGTGCGCGGGTGGCCGCGGCCGGAAAAATTGCCTCGACTCAACTACGCGACCTGGAGCCCCTAGGTCTGGATTGGGATGGTCCAGTCGTCCGACAGTCTGAGCGCCTCGACTTGTACGCCGACGCAGTAGCGGGTCTGGAAACCTACCCCTGTTTTTGCACTCGCAGGGAAATCGCTGCGGCCACTACCGCCCCCAACGAGGCCGATTGGCACCCGTATCCGGGTACCTGCCGCCGCCTCACCGTCCAGCAGAGACACGAACGTCTGACCACCCGGGCGCCAGCCACCCGACTGGCCAGTCAACTGAACACTTTCGAAGCGACCGACCTCGCTCGCGGCTGTGCTCGAGGACGGGTGGACGATCTTGTCCTGGTGCGCAATGACGGCACGCCGGCCTACAACCTTGCGGTAGTCGTCGACGACGGTCTGCAAGGGGTCGATCAGGTCGTTCGAGCCCGAGACCTATGGTCCTCGGCCCCTCGCCAAGCCCAGTTGGCCGAACTGCTCGGATTTATCCCTCCGGTCTACGCCCACACCGGTCTTGTCACCGGTCCAGGAGGGGTACGCTTGTCAAAGTCGGCGGGTGCGGCGGGGCTGTCCGATCTCGCGGATTCAGGTATTGACCACCGCCAGGTCGTGGCGTGGCTCTGCCGTTCCCTCGGACTCCCTGAAGTTGCTGATCCCCATGAGCTCGTCAACAATGTGGCCCTGACACCGCCTACCCCTGTTGCGGGCATTCACCGCTTAGATCCTAGGCCTCTTGGCGGAGCGATGGGGTGGTGGAGTGATGCGGTTCTCGATGTGGCGGTGCTGCGCGAGACCCGTCGACCCTAA
- a CDS encoding helix-turn-helix transcriptional regulator, translating into MAAQRSERLVNLVIALLVTDRPLTRAQLRDMIEDYRKVSEVAFQRSFERDKEELRRIGITVESVTLDTFFGDEVGYRIPRADVELPPVQFTQAEADALATAARVWRESVLDESSTSALVKLRAAGVEPDTEAGIATQVVTGADAPSFSDLWRATIDRSRVRFGYRGGKHRTVDPWRMALRRGRWYLVGRDVDRDEPRLFRLSRISSAVTTVGEPGAVASPEPEVIEAHLNRLEPPEPEEVDVTMAVAPGVRLGVMTTHAEWDGPVPEGYEVVTGGFGGYDEAATAVLRAGGRIILLAPQEARTVLAERINAVLRLEENAS; encoded by the coding sequence ATGGCTGCACAGCGTTCGGAGAGGTTGGTTAACCTCGTCATCGCTCTCCTGGTCACCGACCGTCCTCTCACGCGTGCGCAGCTGCGTGACATGATCGAGGACTACCGCAAGGTTTCCGAGGTAGCGTTTCAACGGTCCTTTGAACGCGACAAAGAGGAGCTGCGTCGAATCGGTATCACCGTCGAATCGGTCACCCTCGACACCTTCTTCGGTGACGAGGTCGGCTACCGCATTCCCCGTGCCGATGTGGAGCTTCCCCCTGTCCAATTTACGCAAGCGGAGGCTGACGCTTTAGCGACCGCAGCCCGAGTGTGGCGCGAATCCGTCCTCGACGAGTCCTCCACGTCTGCCCTGGTGAAGTTGCGTGCCGCAGGAGTTGAGCCCGACACGGAGGCCGGCATCGCGACCCAGGTCGTCACTGGCGCAGACGCGCCATCGTTCTCTGATCTGTGGCGGGCCACTATTGACCGGTCCAGGGTCCGCTTCGGTTACCGAGGGGGAAAGCACCGTACCGTAGACCCCTGGCGAATGGCCTTGCGGCGTGGTCGTTGGTACCTCGTTGGACGAGACGTCGACCGCGATGAGCCACGACTATTTCGGCTGTCACGTATCAGTTCTGCCGTGACGACCGTGGGAGAACCCGGCGCCGTCGCGAGTCCTGAACCTGAGGTGATCGAGGCCCACCTCAATCGCCTCGAGCCACCTGAACCGGAGGAGGTTGACGTCACGATGGCCGTCGCCCCCGGAGTGCGTTTAGGGGTCATGACTACGCATGCCGAATGGGATGGTCCAGTTCCCGAGGGCTACGAAGTTGTTACCGGTGGGTTTGGCGGATATGACGAGGCCGCGACAGCCGTGCTACGCGCCGGCGGTCGTATCATCCTGCTTGCCCCCCAGGAGGCTCGCACTGTATTAGCCGAGAGGATCAATGCCGTGCTGCGGTTGGAAGAGAACGCCTCATGA